In Streptomyces sp. NBC_00483, a single window of DNA contains:
- a CDS encoding type I restriction endonuclease subunit R, giving the protein MTYDESGRSQSHRPLEADWELLALDELAELAWLPASGNEFAPGSGHRKSWDDLILYPDLQEAVERLNPELPPDAVRDAVGVAATPESQDTYEENRTAHGYLTTGIRSVVYTDTFGAERNPTIRLVDLTDPDGNTYRALNQVTVVDGEKRRRFDIVLYVNGLPLAVLELKRAGDESATLQDAHSQVSRYVKEFPTAFRYNAVVLLSDGITAKYGTPFTPYEHFAPWNTDETGARVDPFAADSDGVFDSGQDLALHGLFTQPRFLSLCRSFINFVPAKRMKRIAKPHQYFAVIEAAKKVREAASGDGKAGVVWHTQGSGKSEEMVLTSAMVMGDPALLNPTVVVITDRNDLDDQLYSTFLESEILPGTPLQISTRAQLREELAAKRTGGILFTTLQKFGKTKKEKESGADHPLLSDRRNIVVVVDEAHRSHYDNLDGYARHLRDALPHATLLAFTGTPISEADRNTRQVFGRYIDIYDLKRAADDGATVKVFHEGRVIKLVLDKDVDPTQIDEEADRITDGLDDTERRRVETAVATMNAMYGLPARVRDLAEDLVAHWEERRERMRPFVGVSEDGGAAGKAMVVCATREICVRVYDALRELRPEWHHDEPAKGAMKIVFSSNSRKDEDRLLVHALPDGQRKAVINRAKDPDDELELLIVNNMLLTGFDAPPVHTMYLDRPLKGANLMQALARVNRRFRGKEDGLLVGYAPLTENLQKAIAEYTDADQEDRTLGQDLDRALDELRNEYGILSDILRGYNWRARLEQPTAKAFVNAAGGAAEYLRNPRTPGNDPEQLDDPRQTVGRRFRDHSHRLERFYALSASATNIGERFPDHPTWRRDIQFFVEVRAYMAKLDAADREARGLPVARDVELYLAQLTSSVVETGGISDLFAEAGLEMADLTHLNDAVVAKLQGSDTPHLAAEALRRLIEQKMREVTRHNIVRRTAFSDRLQDLMIRYTRQQYTSAELIAKLVEMAKEVVEDARRGEKFDPPLNWRELAFYDAVAEHDTAQELMGDEVLASIARDLVAEVQKKLKPDWIAREPVRAGLRSAIKRLLARHGYPPDRRAEAVDLVLKQMEHFADEWATTGMPDS; this is encoded by the coding sequence ATGACGTACGACGAGAGCGGAAGAAGCCAGAGTCACCGCCCCCTGGAAGCCGACTGGGAACTGCTCGCCCTCGACGAGCTCGCCGAGTTGGCCTGGCTGCCGGCATCCGGTAACGAGTTCGCCCCCGGTTCCGGGCACCGTAAGTCCTGGGACGACCTGATCCTCTACCCCGACCTCCAGGAGGCGGTCGAGCGGCTCAACCCCGAGCTGCCCCCCGACGCCGTCCGCGACGCCGTCGGTGTCGCTGCAACCCCGGAGTCGCAGGACACGTACGAGGAGAACCGCACCGCCCACGGTTACCTGACGACCGGCATCCGCTCCGTCGTCTACACCGACACCTTCGGTGCCGAGCGCAACCCGACCATCCGCCTCGTCGACCTGACGGACCCGGATGGGAACACGTACCGCGCGCTGAACCAGGTCACCGTTGTCGACGGCGAGAAGCGGCGCCGCTTCGACATCGTTCTGTACGTCAATGGACTCCCGCTCGCCGTACTGGAGTTGAAGCGTGCCGGCGACGAGAGCGCCACGCTCCAGGACGCGCACTCCCAGGTCTCCCGGTACGTGAAGGAATTCCCGACCGCCTTCCGCTACAACGCGGTGGTGCTGCTCTCCGACGGCATCACGGCCAAGTACGGCACACCCTTCACTCCGTACGAGCACTTCGCGCCGTGGAACACGGACGAGACCGGGGCTCGGGTCGACCCGTTCGCCGCGGACAGCGATGGGGTGTTTGACTCGGGCCAGGATCTGGCCCTGCACGGGCTGTTCACCCAGCCTCGGTTCCTCTCCCTGTGCCGGTCCTTCATCAACTTCGTCCCGGCCAAGCGGATGAAGCGCATCGCGAAGCCGCACCAGTACTTCGCGGTGATCGAGGCCGCGAAGAAGGTGCGGGAGGCGGCATCTGGAGACGGTAAGGCCGGTGTCGTCTGGCACACGCAGGGTTCGGGCAAGTCCGAGGAGATGGTGCTCACCTCGGCGATGGTGATGGGCGACCCGGCGCTGTTGAACCCGACCGTCGTCGTCATCACCGACCGCAACGACCTCGACGACCAGCTGTACTCCACCTTCCTGGAGAGCGAGATCCTTCCGGGTACGCCCCTCCAGATATCGACCCGGGCCCAACTGCGGGAGGAGCTCGCGGCCAAGCGGACCGGCGGCATCCTCTTCACCACCCTGCAGAAGTTCGGCAAGACCAAGAAGGAGAAGGAGTCGGGGGCCGACCACCCGTTGCTCTCCGACCGGCGCAACATCGTGGTCGTCGTCGATGAGGCCCACCGCAGCCACTACGACAACCTCGACGGCTACGCCCGCCACCTCCGCGACGCCCTCCCGCACGCCACGCTCCTCGCATTCACCGGAACGCCGATCTCCGAGGCCGACCGCAACACCCGCCAGGTCTTCGGCCGTTACATCGACATCTACGACCTCAAGAGGGCCGCCGACGATGGCGCGACGGTCAAGGTCTTCCACGAGGGCCGCGTCATCAAGCTCGTCCTCGACAAGGACGTCGACCCGACACAGATCGACGAAGAGGCCGACCGCATCACCGATGGTCTCGATGACACCGAGCGCCGCCGGGTCGAGACCGCCGTGGCCACGATGAACGCCATGTACGGCTTACCTGCCCGTGTCCGAGACCTTGCCGAAGACCTGGTGGCGCATTGGGAGGAGCGGCGCGAGCGGATGCGACCGTTCGTCGGCGTCTCCGAGGATGGCGGGGCAGCCGGTAAGGCGATGGTCGTCTGCGCGACCCGTGAGATTTGCGTCCGCGTCTACGACGCCCTGCGTGAGTTGCGGCCGGAGTGGCACCACGACGAGCCGGCCAAGGGCGCGATGAAGATCGTCTTCTCCTCGAACTCCCGCAAGGACGAGGACCGTCTGCTCGTCCACGCGCTGCCCGACGGCCAGCGTAAGGCGGTCATCAACCGGGCCAAAGACCCCGACGACGAGCTGGAGCTGCTCATCGTCAACAACATGCTGCTGACCGGTTTCGATGCTCCGCCGGTCCACACCATGTACCTGGACCGTCCGCTCAAGGGCGCCAACCTGATGCAGGCGCTCGCTCGGGTCAACCGCCGTTTCCGCGGCAAGGAGGACGGTCTGCTCGTCGGCTACGCGCCGCTGACGGAGAACCTGCAAAAGGCGATCGCCGAGTATACGGATGCCGACCAGGAGGACCGCACCCTCGGCCAAGACCTAGACCGCGCGCTGGACGAGTTGCGCAATGAGTACGGCATCCTCAGCGACATCTTGCGCGGCTACAACTGGCGGGCGCGTCTTGAACAGCCGACAGCGAAGGCGTTCGTCAACGCCGCTGGTGGAGCCGCCGAGTACCTCCGGAACCCGCGTACCCCCGGCAACGACCCGGAGCAGCTCGACGACCCCCGCCAGACCGTCGGCCGACGTTTCCGCGACCACTCCCACCGCCTGGAGCGCTTCTACGCGCTGTCCGCCAGCGCCACGAACATCGGCGAACGTTTCCCGGATCACCCGACCTGGCGCCGGGACATCCAGTTCTTCGTCGAGGTCCGCGCCTACATGGCCAAGCTCGACGCGGCGGACCGCGAAGCCCGCGGCCTGCCCGTCGCCCGCGACGTCGAGCTGTACCTCGCCCAGCTGACCTCGTCTGTGGTCGAGACCGGCGGCATATCGGACCTGTTCGCCGAGGCCGGCCTGGAGATGGCCGACCTGACGCACCTCAACGACGCGGTTGTCGCCAAGCTCCAGGGAAGCGATACCCCGCACCTCGCGGCGGAGGCGTTGCGTCGGCTCATCGAGCAGAAGATGCGCGAGGTCACCCGTCACAACATCGTCCGCCGCACGGCCTTCTCCGACCGTCTGCAGGACCTGATGATCCGGTACACGCGGCAGCAGTACACGAGCGCCGAACTCATTGCCAAGCTGGTCGAGATGGCCAAGGAGGTGGTCGAAGACGCTCGGCGCGGCGAGAAGTTCGATCCGCCGCTGAATTGGCGCGAGCTCGCCTTCTACGACGCCGTAGCCGAACACGATACGGCTCAGGAACTCATGGGCGATGAAGTCCTGGCGAGCATCGCCCGCGATCTCGTCGCGGAGGTCCAAAAGAAGCTCAAGCCCGACTGGATCGCCCGTGAACCGGTCCGCGCCGGTCTCCGCAGCGCCATCAAGCGCCTGCTGGCCCGCCACGGCTATCCGCCGGACAGGCGCGCGGAGGCTGTGGACCTGGTCCTGAAGCAGATGGAGCACTTCGCCGACGAGTGGGCAACGACCGGTATGCCCGACAGCTGA
- a CDS encoding class I SAM-dependent DNA methyltransferase, whose product MATATKKPTEQAELFSASTAREIQAILWKAADKLRGSIDAAQYKEFVLGLIFLKYVSDAFEERRSELAVELADAGIGEDRMADFLEDQDEYTGAHVFWVPETARWTWIATHAKSQGVGKLLDDAMDAVMRENASLTGVLPKIFNRDNVDQKRLGELVDLISDARFGGSGDKPAQDVLGEVYEYFLGNFARAEGKRAGEFYTPQSVVRLIVEILEPYEGRVYDPACGSGGMFVQAAKFIEAHQGRGHKADIAVYGQELNERTWRLAKMNLAIHGIDGNLAARWGDTFADDKHPDLKADFVMANPPFNIKEWARDEGDPRWRHGVPPKNNANYAWLQHMISKLGERGTAGIVLANGSMSSQSSGEGEIRQALVEADLVACMVAMPSQLFRTAQIPACLWFLAKDKTPQGAKRLDDRRGEILFIDARNMGEMVDRTERFLTEADLAKIADTYHAWRGTASARKAGLTYADEAGFCFSADLVTIREHGYVLTPGRYVGAVETEEEDAEAVAARISTLTKELFGLFEQSAELEKTVREQLGALDG is encoded by the coding sequence ATGGCTACCGCTACGAAAAAACCGACCGAACAGGCGGAGTTGTTCAGCGCCTCCACCGCCAGGGAGATTCAGGCGATTCTGTGGAAGGCCGCCGACAAGCTGCGCGGTTCCATTGACGCCGCGCAGTACAAGGAGTTCGTCCTCGGCTTGATCTTCCTGAAGTACGTCTCCGACGCCTTCGAGGAGCGCCGCTCCGAACTCGCCGTGGAACTCGCCGATGCCGGCATCGGCGAGGACCGGATGGCCGACTTCCTGGAGGACCAGGATGAGTACACCGGCGCCCACGTCTTCTGGGTACCGGAGACCGCCCGCTGGACGTGGATCGCCACTCACGCCAAGAGCCAGGGCGTCGGCAAGCTCCTCGACGACGCGATGGACGCCGTCATGCGCGAGAACGCCTCGCTCACGGGCGTCCTGCCGAAGATCTTCAACCGCGACAACGTCGACCAGAAGCGTCTCGGCGAACTCGTCGACCTCATCAGCGACGCCCGCTTCGGTGGCAGCGGCGACAAGCCGGCACAGGACGTGCTGGGTGAGGTGTACGAGTACTTCCTCGGCAACTTCGCGCGGGCCGAGGGCAAACGGGCCGGTGAGTTCTACACGCCACAGTCGGTGGTCCGGCTGATCGTCGAGATTCTGGAACCGTACGAGGGGCGTGTGTACGACCCGGCTTGCGGCTCGGGTGGCATGTTCGTCCAAGCGGCAAAGTTTATCGAGGCGCATCAAGGGCGCGGCCACAAGGCGGACATCGCTGTCTATGGTCAGGAGCTCAACGAGCGCACCTGGCGCCTGGCCAAGATGAACCTCGCCATTCACGGCATCGACGGTAACCTTGCCGCCCGTTGGGGTGACACCTTCGCCGACGACAAGCACCCTGACCTCAAGGCCGACTTCGTTATGGCCAACCCGCCCTTCAATATCAAGGAGTGGGCGAGGGACGAGGGCGACCCGAGGTGGCGGCACGGCGTCCCGCCGAAGAACAACGCCAACTACGCGTGGCTCCAGCACATGATTTCCAAGCTGGGAGAGCGGGGGACCGCCGGCATTGTCCTGGCGAACGGGTCGATGAGCTCGCAGTCCAGTGGCGAGGGCGAGATCAGGCAGGCTCTGGTCGAGGCCGATCTGGTGGCGTGCATGGTCGCCATGCCGTCGCAGTTGTTCCGTACGGCACAGATCCCGGCCTGCCTGTGGTTCCTGGCCAAGGACAAGACGCCGCAGGGTGCGAAGCGTCTGGACGACCGGCGAGGCGAGATCCTCTTCATCGACGCGCGGAACATGGGCGAGATGGTGGACCGGACGGAACGGTTCCTGACAGAGGCCGACCTCGCGAAGATCGCCGACACATATCACGCGTGGCGGGGGACGGCGTCGGCGCGGAAGGCTGGGCTGACGTACGCGGATGAGGCGGGGTTCTGCTTCTCGGCCGACCTGGTCACTATCCGTGAGCATGGGTACGTGCTGACGCCGGGGCGGTACGTAGGGGCAGTCGAGACAGAGGAGGAGGACGCGGAGGCTGTGGCGGCACGGATCTCCACGCTGACGAAGGAGCTGTTCGGGCTGTTCGAGCAGTCGGCGGAGCTTGAGAAGACGGTTCGGGAACAGTTGGGGGCCCTCGATGGCTAG
- a CDS encoding restriction endonuclease subunit S: MSVGKPSIPSPSGFIWTPLSDIARLESGHTPSRRHAEYWDGDVPWIGIKDATGNHGRVITSTLQTITQDGLDNSSARLLPAGTVCLSRTASVGYVVTMGVPMATSQDFINWVCGPQISSRYLHYILVMEQDSVRRFAHGTTHQTVYYPEAKAFHVCIPSRGEQDRIVSVLGSLDDKIAVNERIATAARQLGLTLFARSSLAGDLAQVDVASVSNVLTRGVAPKYSESCESLVVLNQKCIRDGRVNLGPARRTLREKVKAPKLLHRNDVLVNSTGVGTLGRVALWTSDDAATVDSHITIVRFDEARVDPVCAGFALLRAQPEIEAMGEGSTGQTELRRAQLGGLEITLPNRTRQQQLRPKLEALEEQADQALAETLTLAALRDILLPQLMSGRLRVKDAEKIVEDRT; encoded by the coding sequence TTGAGCGTCGGCAAACCCAGCATTCCGTCACCTTCGGGCTTTATCTGGACTCCGTTGTCAGACATTGCCCGTCTGGAGAGTGGTCATACTCCAAGCCGTCGGCACGCCGAGTACTGGGATGGTGACGTCCCATGGATCGGCATCAAGGATGCGACCGGAAATCATGGGCGAGTCATTACATCCACCCTGCAAACGATCACGCAGGACGGCCTGGACAACTCATCCGCACGATTGCTTCCCGCCGGTACTGTTTGCCTGTCTCGAACGGCATCGGTGGGCTATGTGGTCACCATGGGTGTTCCAATGGCGACGAGCCAGGATTTCATCAACTGGGTATGCGGGCCGCAGATTTCATCTCGCTACCTTCACTACATCCTGGTCATGGAGCAGGACTCCGTCCGGCGGTTCGCGCATGGAACAACCCACCAGACTGTTTACTACCCCGAGGCAAAAGCCTTCCACGTGTGCATCCCCAGTCGCGGAGAGCAGGATCGGATCGTCTCCGTGCTCGGATCTTTGGATGACAAGATCGCCGTCAATGAGCGCATCGCAACCGCGGCTCGTCAACTTGGGTTGACCCTCTTTGCTCGTTCCTCGCTTGCGGGCGACCTCGCGCAAGTCGACGTCGCATCCGTATCAAACGTACTAACTCGGGGAGTTGCCCCAAAGTATTCAGAATCTTGCGAATCTCTTGTAGTCCTGAATCAGAAATGCATCCGTGATGGCCGTGTGAACCTGGGCCCTGCACGCCGCACGCTACGTGAGAAGGTAAAGGCTCCGAAGCTGCTCCATCGAAACGACGTACTAGTCAATTCGACGGGCGTCGGGACCCTCGGTCGAGTCGCACTGTGGACTTCTGATGATGCGGCTACCGTCGACTCCCACATTACGATCGTGCGCTTTGACGAAGCGCGTGTAGACCCGGTCTGTGCTGGGTTTGCGTTGCTCCGTGCTCAGCCTGAGATCGAGGCGATGGGCGAGGGAAGTACTGGCCAAACTGAGCTTCGCCGCGCTCAACTTGGTGGCCTGGAGATCACCCTGCCTAATAGGACGCGGCAGCAGCAACTCCGCCCCAAGCTCGAGGCACTGGAGGAGCAAGCTGACCAGGCCCTGGCGGAGACGCTGACCCTCGCCGCCCTCCGAGACATCCTCCTCCCCCAGCTCATGTCCGGACGCCTTCGCGTCAAAGACGCCGAGAAGATTGTCGAGGATCGCACATGA